From the genome of Ziziphus jujuba cultivar Dongzao chromosome 4, ASM3175591v1:
atataagAATAAGTATCATGACATGCAAATCATGCTATTCAAATTATTAATAAGCTATATATTTAACATGGTCTGGATACTTAATTTATGCATACTCATATAAACTCAAATTATTAATAAGAGACAATAATATGGTTTAGATACTTATTTTATGCATAAGcatacatattaaaattattaataagctATACTTTTTAACTATTTACATCTACAATTATTTGTGGTGCTAATAGATTTCTTATCATGgactttaattttattacaatAGATTGTCGTTGAATAGGGATTTAAGAATTTCTCAAAATGTATTAACTTAACCATTTAAGAAAcacattatatatgtttatacatCTATACAAGTAGGTATAATGACTTTCACAGCAAGGATGAGATAATTAAATGTAACAATAATCTCAACTGCTTTATagtatgtataatattatagaatttgtacttatatatttattcaatgCAGCTTAaggaacaaataaaaacaaaaaggaaaaaagacaaattaatccattaacaaaaaaaaattgtccaaCTGAAATTATCAATACTCCGTCAATAATCACGCTAGCTTctgttggtaatttttttaaaaaataacatactTGTTGGAAAATTGCTATGGCATTTATCAATATTCTCGATACacatttatgtaaattttttatggtattctttttttatataataatactatatatagtattacaattatttttatattatgtattaCAAAACTTAAGGAATGaatgaaaacaaaatgaaaaaaaaaaaaattaacgatGGTACctatttaatgataataaaatatgttaaaatttaagaataatTACCCCTAGAAAAATAGTTGCTAGCTATTAACAAACATATTcgattaagataaaaaaatattaaatttataaaccaAGATCAAATTGCAGtcctaataataatcatttaggAATATCAAACTCTTTATACACATGCATGTGTACCGTATATGTAGTTCCTCTCATAAACCTTTAATATCTATCGATATTCTTGATATACCTTTCGATAATTGTTTTGCTAATTTGTACATgtgataattattttctttatagtattttatattgtattttaagTATTTGTGTTGTACATGCCATCATAGAAATTGTATTAGTACATTGAATCACAACTTAAGAAATAGatcaaaataacataaaaaatataaaataataataataataattattaattttttaatttttttaaaaaaataattatatagacAAAATTATCAATACCCTATCAATAATCGTAATAGCATCTATTGATAACTTTTTCGAaaaccaatatatttttttataaaattattgataGCACTTATCGATGTTACCAATAGCTTTTTGGTAATTTCCTTGTTAATTTATGCATGTgatatcttttcctttttagtATTTCATCCGTTTGTccgtagaattttttttaattattatattgaatAACAGATATTTTGGTCCGGTGAAAGAACAGTTGAGAGTTGTAGTAAGGTAGTAAAAAAAaggtggagagagagagagagattgaataTGGcggataaattattaataaggatataattgaaataataataaaaaaatatatgagtaaataaaaaataataaaaaaatatgtatggaTGGTTAGACATCAATTTAGATGGGCATTAGGCAACATTGTCCGGGAATTGCGCTTATGCTTTAATTGGACCACCCGACTCGGCTCAAGTCCAAGACTTGAGTTTCTTGTGACCCATTTGGGTTGAAGAGAGAAACGCGGACTTGACTATAAGTAAATTGAAACTTTTATGGGCTAGTGGGCCTTAATGTGGAGGGAGCCTAacaattttgaaagaaacaaattaaaaactaaaaaaaaaaaaaaaaagccttaaaattaccaaacaaacatataaaaatatttttaaaaaaaaaagtaaacacagaaaaaactttgaaaattaaaattaaaaatcaaaattatacaaataaaaagaaaataaaaaaattgataaaaaaaagtaaatattaaaatttacctAAAAAgagtaaatataaaaattaaaatgaagaaaatacaaGAGTTCATATAAATGGGCCTAGGCTTGCTTTGATAAAGGCCCAGTATGTACACTGGGCAATTGTAGCCCAAAATCTTAATCATGCATAGGGTTAGGAATTTTTTGGATCGCAAATggcttagtttttatttatttatttattgttttggttGAAATGCTCAAATGGCTTGGCTGGTGGAGAGTAGAAAGCCAGCATTATGTTTTGTCTCCTTTGAAAGGGATGCATCATAATCATGTATGATGGTGATCTATCATCTCCTTCAGTTTGTGGTCCTCCTTGGTCGAATAATTGACAATTCACGAGAATACATTAATTTGTAGTGGACctgagactatatatatatatatatatatatcatacacTTATGCTTTTCAATTCTCATTGTTTGATACTTGTTAGCTTAGATTTCAGTCTGAACTAAAAAAGCATTCTAGATCACAAAGCTTTAAAGCAACAAAAACTTTTCACTCACAATCTGAGATTCTATGGTGCTATATGACTCTGATTGTGAATGCGCCATTAGGAATTTATACCAAAACACaacatcaaattattatttaatccaAAGATTCCTGCCGGCGACTTTCCTTAACTATTTTGCCTTTATCAATTATGGCCATGTCCAACctcatttttatacatttttatttatttataatatataaatattatctttATGCGGCCAGTGTATGCAAGTGCTTTACAAAAGtggcctttttttattttactagtCAACTTTTATTCCAATCAAAATCATCGCTTATGGGTCATTTGTTTGATAGCGAAATTGGAGCCATGTAGACAAGgtgttaattgatttatttatgcaCTAACACAAAACAGAAAGCGATTTGACTTTTTAGTGTCTTCAACGAAATGTTTAATCATTTTGTTTATAGCAAAAAtcattaagaaaaaaacacCAAAACGACACCACAGAGAAAGCTACATGCCAAGACAAGAGCCAAGCTTCTCTGTCGCAAAAACATCCAAAATGTACCTTGGGAgggaagcaaaacaaaaaatcctCAACATCGACGACAACCTTACCACTAATAAGAGCTAATTTAGCTGTTTGATCAGCTAACATATTAGAATCTTCCAGCTAAGAACCCATCTAAAATAACTTTTACCATAttagatagatatatattattttttaaattgcatCTCACAACATTTTTACTTCTAAagtcatataataattaatgcAAACCGCCGTTTGATAACTACAGTTTGATCTGGATTTCACCGTTTACATAATATTATTTCCTAATAATTAGAAACATTAACAAAATTGTACAAACTAAGAAATGCACTCAACACCAAACCGTCTTCTTTCTTGCAAGggaagtaaaatatatatatatatatatatatatcagggtATTGAAATTGGACTTACAATCATGCAGTGTCAAGGGAGAAAAATTTCAGTGGGTTAAGCCTGAAAACGACGACGTAAAGGTTCAAGTTGTTAATTTGTTACCGTTTTAGATTATCTCGTGCCAAGTTTTGAAGCCACGGTTTCATTAAAGCTAAGCTTATATGTGTCTGTTATGTCATGTGTCATGAGTAGCTGTCCAAAATACTCGTGGCTTGTAGTTTAGTTGGGATTGTCTCTATCCTACCTGTTCGTGGCTGTTACTTAAAAGTTAAAACGAGCACGTTTTGGATTTGTAATAGCTGGTATAAAAGCTTAATCGTTATCTTCAGTGAGGCAGATTGCCAATTTGCCCAATATTGTTGTAAATATCTGAAGCTATATTTCAGCTTGGTTAATGAAAGTAAGCCGCCCTTTATCTCTCAGAAACCTTGTCACCtaaattttaatatcttttaatttttttaccacgTAAACTCGGACAGAAccataatactttttttttctttttttttcccttaaaaaaattatttttatttttatttaaaaagaaaatagagatattaaaaagagaaaatgaatcTGGTCCATAACTCCatataagtaataaaaaaaaaaaggtcacatCACCTATACCATGTTTGTGTCTCATAGGATACCTTTGCCCCCTTATCTATGaaattattatcatttgttttttataattaataaatttattgatttgccattgatttgaatttggatggaaaaaaataaaaaaatatcatcttTGCCAACTTGATTATTTATgtcattttatttgtgaaattattATGTTCTGAATTTATTAGGACTCGAATCATCCCCCAGCCAATGTCAAATTGATCGAGGATTGGACCCACTCTACTAAAATGGAAGGACTTCAATTACAGTGgcttgcttttcttttctttttccaaagacaaaaacaaaacaaggttGCTCAAAGTTGTTATTAATTACAAGCACCAATGCAAATTAAAATACCtttttttatgaaagaaaatattatttaattttttttttttccttaacagAGCTTTAAACACTTGTTTGGTAAAATTTTTCACAGCAAATGTGATAACCACATTACGGCCATTCATACGGTCCTGTCTAGTATGGTTTAATTTTggacaataaatatttattagttatcataatttttttggtttataaaatatgtatttgattaaaaatcaataaatatttcttgataaaaaaactttttatgctaaaatagaaaagttaaaaattttatatttcttaaaaaattcattttgaactTATACGGaaagtccaaaaaaatattaaataaaattttaaaaatattttttaaactgacaataaaatattcaatagtttttcaataaattttttttttatatataaaaagaaattctatagtcaaaaattctttttatattcttatatatGGTATACCAAATATATTCTTCACCTACCAAACAGATTCTTGAGCCATATGAAAGTTGAtagagaatttttattttttatttttcgataAATACTAAAAACATACAACTCACTCGTGAGatcttttgaaattttgttgaaaaggtatgcaatttttttattcaccaaaacaaaaaaaagtagtaTGTAAGATTAATCATATTTTGTGTACCCACTTCAGATTTATTGTCAAAGTTTCATGCTAGCATGTTCACAATTGGTAATCAGATGAGCTGCTCGCCGAGGAGGGACATGATACATCTatgttgagttttttttttttttttaataatttcttaaaatgaaaatttttatacaatAGATAAAGCATCTTTAATagtattgttattgttatgttgagttttgttttttaataatttcttaaaatgaaaatttgtataGAACAGGTAAAGCATCTTTAATAAGATTGTATTTTTACATTATAACGCCAAGAAATAATATAGTTGTGGTTTATATGTTCTTCAATGgcatattacaaaaaaaaaattaattatatttttgatgtcACATTTGATATAGGAAATGCAATTGGTATTTTTCAATTGTGGATCCcaccacaataaaatttattagctcccacattattaaataatataatttttaattttttaattgttaaagtaAATCTAATCCGATGtaataatttgattaatattattattttttaatatgtaaatatatatatatatatatatatatatatatatatgtatatagtttttTGGGTAGTGAGCTTGTTAGATTGTCTAgttatccaaaaaatatttatggccgataacaattaaaaaacaaagagaaaagacGACAACCAGGATAGTCTGAGAATATATGACATGCAAGtgggagaaagaaaaaaaaacgtaTTCAATTTCCTTTCTTGCTGGTTATCTTTCAAAAATGTGATTCTCGTTTTCACCATGAAAAATGATTTCCACAGTTACAATCCCAAAGTCTCACTtccaaaaatcttttttttgtgGATTTTCTATGTTTATCCACCAAAACCCAATATCTCCTAAACTCTGCTAAGACTAATGGAGTCCTGCCTGTGGATCAGTTTCAGTTCTGGCTTTTGTGAGCCCCCCAATCTTTTTGGTTTCGAAAGCTCTTCTGGGTAACCTCTGATTGCTGTTTTCTCTTTGATTTCATCGCCATGGAAGCTATTGTTCTCAAACCAAAGCTTCCTTCTCAACTGGGTGGTGGTTGGTTTTGCAGGAAACAGAGGAAATAGAAGTACACCTTTTTTGCTTTTGGGGTAACAATCATATATATCTTTTGGCACCATTCTAGAAATTCCACGGTTGAAGTTTTCCTATCCATTCAAAACTATTAGGAAAATCTATGATTCTGTACTCAAAACACTATTAAAACCCTGCTTTAATTTGAAGCTcttaaacccttttttttttttttttaacaagtttGAGACTTCATTATGAAGAATTATGGTGgtgggtttattattatttctacaaATACGAGGCTTTTTGCTGTTGTACAACTGTTTGCTTTGGCATGGCTATCTTTTGCTGGTTTTGTTTACTGCCAAAAGCCGACGAGTGTGCGTATTGGAGcggtttttacttttaattcGGTTGTAGGCAAAGTTGCAAAGGCTGCAATCGAAGCTGCAGTCTCTGATGTTAATGAGGATCCAAGAATACTTAATGGAACAAAACTGAAGCTAGTTGAGGAAGATACAAATTCTAGCGTCTTCTTGGGTTCCGTTGGAGGTacctctttgttctttttgttgtgAATGAACGGCGTTTTCTGTTAgaaattattatcttttattatttttttctcaattttccgTTTAGTAATTTAATTGGTTATACATATATTATCTGATAAGTAGGAAATTGTCAAATTCCTACTggtatattttcaatatattgTGTTTGTACTGTCTGGAGTGTgttaaaatatagtttttttttttcaattttatatttaagtcAAATACCAGTTACCTAAGGATGCCATATTATGTGGAAATTACTGATTTTTAGAACACAAAAAAACAATGCATTTTATGCGGTTGGTTCAAAATTGTGTTAATACATTGGGAAAAATCTGTGATTCTTAATAGCATTACCCTCCATGAGCTTGGACCGATAATGACGTTCCTTACTAGCATTACCATCCATGAGCTCTGTAGTTGCAGCTCAACTCCTTGTAAGATTGTAATCCTCTTAGTCTTGCAATGTGCAGCATTTGTTTGACGAGCTTATATGTATTAGCCTTTTGTTGATTGTATTTTCGTGCTTTGTGCCTTTTCCAAAGATTTGTATACAATTTCTGACCTATAGAATTGGAGTTATAGCAACAATAGTATTGATTGCACAAATTTATGCGGCAGCTTTTCAGGTACTTGAGGAAGGAGTAGTGGCCATAATTGGCCCACAGTCCTCCTCAATGGCTCATATGATTTCTGAAATTGCTAATGGTCTCCAAGTTCCTCTTATCTCATATGCGGCAAGTGATCCTACTCTGTCTGCCCTCCAATTCCCTTTCTTTGTCCGAACAACACAAAGTGATGCCTACCAAATGGCTGCGATGGCTAATCTGATAGAATTTTATGGGTGGAAAGAGGTGATTGTGATATATGAGGATGATGATCATGGGAGGAATGGCATATTTGCTTTTGAGGATGAACTTGAGAAGAACAGATTGAGAATGGCCTACAAATTGCCTCTTTCTATCCAACTAAATCCAAGTGAGATCACTGATGTGCTCAATAAATCCAAGCTACTTGGGCCTCGTGTTTATGTTGTTCATGTCAATCCTGACCCCAGCTTGAGAGTCTTTGCCATTGCCCAAAAACTTCAAATGATGACCAGTGATTATGTGTGGTTTGCCACAGACTGGCTTTCTTCTACTATAGATTCATTATCTCCAATCAATCCAACCTCACTTGGTGTCCTTCAAGGTGTCGTTGTACTACGTCAACATATTCCAGATTCCAGCCAGAAGCGGGCTTTTGTGTCTAGGTGGAAAAGAATGCTGCAGAAAGGTTCAGTAAGCTCTGGTTTGAATACCTATGGACTATATGCTTATGATACAGTTTGGACAGCTGCAAATGcaattgataattttataaagGAATCCGGAAATATGTCATTCTCTTATAATGAAAAACTAGTTGAGACTAATGACTCTGAAATTCAGCTAGGGAAGCTCAAAGTCTTTGATGGGGGATCTCTTCTTCTTAGGAAATTATTAGAGTCAAACTTCAATGGTTTGACAGGTCATGTTCGATTTGATCAAGACCGTAACATCATTGGTGGTGGCTATGAAGTGATCAATATTGACAAGATGATTATTCATACAGTTGGTTTCTGGACTAATAATACAGGATTTTCAGTTTCTGCCCCAGAAACTTTAAAAGGGAAAAAGCAAAGTTATTCGCCACTAGATCAGAAGCTTCTCAATGTTACTTGGCCTGGTGGAAAGGTGGAAAAGCCACGTGGTTGGGTGATTGCAAACAATGACAAACCTTTAAGAATTGGAGTGCCAAAGAGAGCAAGTTTTATTGAATTTGTTACAGAATACAGCAACCATACATTTCAAGGATACTGTATTGATGTGTTCTTGGAAGCAAGGAAGTTAGTCCCATATGATATTCCTTACAAATTTGTGTCTTTTGGGGATGGCCGGTCCAATCCTAATTACGATCAGTTCGTGAAAATGGTTGCAGATAATGTAAGTAAAATTCGTTGATTTTAGAAATAGTAGGAACCTAGGTAAGGTGAAATAGCCTACCAATGTATGGTAGACATGCAATAAATATCACTTACAACAAACACATGCTTGCCCCTATGTCTggccaaatatagtaaaatgtTCAATTAATGATACATTGTATATATGCCATTCATTTGCATGGTTAGATAATATGCTGCACATGGTTGTGAcactttgaaaagaaaaaaaacaaagaacagagGGAATAACTATGGGGTGCATGGTTATGATAATCTTTTCTTGGTAGACTGTTAAGATTGAGATTATACGGTGGTAGGTTATACTCC
Proteins encoded in this window:
- the LOC112488885 gene encoding glutamate receptor 3.7, with the protein product MKNYGGGFIIISTNTRLFAVVQLFALAWLSFAGFVYCQKPTSVRIGAVFTFNSVVGKVAKAAIEAAVSDVNEDPRILNGTKLKLVEEDTNSSVFLGSVGAFQVLEEGVVAIIGPQSSSMAHMISEIANGLQVPLISYAASDPTLSALQFPFFVRTTQSDAYQMAAMANLIEFYGWKEVIVIYEDDDHGRNGIFAFEDELEKNRLRMAYKLPLSIQLNPSEITDVLNKSKLLGPRVYVVHVNPDPSLRVFAIAQKLQMMTSDYVWFATDWLSSTIDSLSPINPTSLGVLQGVVVLRQHIPDSSQKRAFVSRWKRMLQKGSVSSGLNTYGLYAYDTVWTAANAIDNFIKESGNMSFSYNEKLVETNDSEIQLGKLKVFDGGSLLLRKLLESNFNGLTGHVRFDQDRNIIGGGYEVINIDKMIIHTVGFWTNNTGFSVSAPETLKGKKQSYSPLDQKLLNVTWPGGKVEKPRGWVIANNDKPLRIGVPKRASFIEFVTEYSNHTFQGYCIDVFLEARKLVPYDIPYKFVSFGDGRSNPNYDQFVKMVADNVFDAAVGDIAIVKNRTMIADFSQPYISTGLVIVAPTNNAKPSAWVFLRPFTLEMWCVTAASFVVIAVVIWILEHRVNDDFRGPPKRQLITMFLFSFSTLFKRNQENTVSPLGRMVMVVWLFILMVITSSYTASLSSILTVQQLSSPITGLDSLIASNLPIGYQTGSFTYNYLVENLFISRSRLVSLGSPEEFEKALQQGPSGGGVAAIIDELPYVNAFLSKHTDFGIIGQPFTRGGWGFAFQRGSPLAVDISTAILKLSETGQLQNIQTKWFCEMGCPDKVTSDSDTNQLRLISFWGLYLLCGAFSLVAFIIFLLRMVYLFVRYKRQQVHHPQVNESPALPTVLSSGQCSEALFNFIDFVDKKEEAIKKMFSNSEGPQVQAAQADKSVNVSSRAQNDKP